The Rufibacter sp. DG15C region TAAACGCCACTATGAATTAAAAAGTAGTAGAAATAAACGCCACTGTGGCGTTTATCCAGACGTTAGCAGCCGTTTTTAAAACGAACCAACAAATCATCACCTACAGAAACTCAGACAGTGAAAAAATTAAATATCCAAACAGAACGGCTTAACATTCGGCACATCGCTTTAGCAGACCTTTCCGACTTTCATCTATATCGCTCAAACCCAGAAATCACCAAATACCAAGGTTTCGATGTGATGACGATTGAGCAAGCTCAGGAGTTTATTGAAGACAACTCCACGAAGCATTTTGGGAAAGCTGGAGAATGGGTACAATATGGAATCGAAAATAGTGAAACAAGCCAACTTATCGGCGATTGCGCCATCAAACTCGACTCCTATGATACAAGGATTGCAGAAATCGGTATTACCATTTCACACCTTGAACAGAAAAAGGGCTATGCCAAAGAAGTGATGCTTGGTGTACTGAGTTTTCTTTTTGACGATAAAGAAATACACCGAGTGGTTGAGATTGTAGACGCTGACAACATTGCTTCAGTTAATCTATTGAAAAGCTTAAGGTTTAGACAGGAGGGGCATTTCGTAGAAAACATATATTTCAAAGGAAAATGGGGGAGCGAGTTCCAGTATGCCATGTTGAGACGGGAGTGGGAAGAGGCGAAGATTGGCCAGGACAGAAGCGCAGAACGCACACCTAGATAAGAACACCCGCAACTAAACATTAGTCTTCTGCCTACGGCCTTGCACGACTCATGCACTATCCGTTAGCTGCAAGCACTAAAACGTTTTAAATTATTTAACTACAATGGATATAAAATACAGCTTCGATGATAAACCTACTGCAGAACAGGTTATTGAACTTTATGACAACTGCGGCTTGCCTCGCCCGACACAAGACAAAGAAAGAATTCAAAAGATGTTTGATAACTCCAATCTAATTGTAACAGCGTGGCACAATGACTTATTGGTTGGCGTTTCGCGTTCTATAACAGATTGGGTATGGAGTTGCTATTTAGCAGACCTTGCAGTTAGGCAAGAATATAAAAAGGCAGGAATCGGTAAAAAATTAATACAGTTAACAAAAGATAGGGTTGGAGAAAAATCAATGGTCTTACTCTTGTCTGTTCCTACGGCTATGGAATATTATCCTAA contains the following coding sequences:
- a CDS encoding GNAT family N-acetyltransferase, giving the protein MKKLNIQTERLNIRHIALADLSDFHLYRSNPEITKYQGFDVMTIEQAQEFIEDNSTKHFGKAGEWVQYGIENSETSQLIGDCAIKLDSYDTRIAEIGITISHLEQKKGYAKEVMLGVLSFLFDDKEIHRVVEIVDADNIASVNLLKSLRFRQEGHFVENIYFKGKWGSEFQYAMLRREWEEAKIGQDRSAERTPR
- a CDS encoding GNAT family N-acetyltransferase, coding for MDIKYSFDDKPTAEQVIELYDNCGLPRPTQDKERIQKMFDNSNLIVTAWHNDLLVGVSRSITDWVWSCYLADLAVRQEYKKAGIGKKLIQLTKDRVGEKSMVLLLSVPTAMEYYPKVGFVKQESSYILNRADWQ